The following proteins are encoded in a genomic region of Primulina huaijiensis isolate GDHJ02 chromosome 3, ASM1229523v2, whole genome shotgun sequence:
- the LOC140972042 gene encoding uncharacterized protein, with product MEEDGDGGEDLTPFWLQSNANLPRAHQLRLRASSVFLSSGLVVFLLLVTAVIFLVFVVPSTLSLSSQIFKPNSVKKSWDSLNVLLVLVAVVFGFLSKNKDEDRYSSSYYGENQESIDSKKNETQISNPSTPHHWYNSNTIQGEKSNLSSSDRWYDYPDFESKVEYKNPILRKNSSSYPDLREFSSTRWAHENFHRRFEDDMNVGTSWVVDPGQLHRRHRSLEEVDYLRVPSQTKTVFVDTLVNKSMPAGGFPRLSHPPPYQPVLPSSQSLGLQEKLNRAPETAVAPARKERSRRKKEKEMETLHTVPAERNPPPPPPPPPPPPLPQQNRSKSDRKRGGSGGSSSAPKDFLNSLYHKKKKKQRQKSVDNLDFLLHQTEAPLSFQLPPSSPPPPPPPPPPSVFQNLFSSKKHKRKRTITVTVKSPSPAPPPTPPEPPTPRNTEPEQNASSRKAPFTIHKPENFENLAENSNGGGESPLNRVPPPPPLPPFLKKPAWKFVVQGDYVRLDSVNSSRSGSSDLDELDSDTASETGNATAPSHPASLFCPSPDVNSKAENFITNFRAKLKLERHHSVNKSRELGLSSLGPGPGPSRI from the coding sequence ATGGAAGAAGATGGTGATGGGGGAGAGGACTTGACCCCATTCTGGCTTCAAAGCAACGCCAATCTCCCCCGTGCACACCAGCTGCGCCTCCGCGCCTCCTCCGTCTTCTTGAGCTCGGGGTTGGTGGTTTTCCTTCTGCTAGTAACAGCTGTTATCTTCTTGGTTTTTGTTGTACCTTCCACTTTATCTTTAAGTTCTCAGATCTTTAAACCAAATAGTGTAAAAAAGAGTTGGGATTCTTTGAATGTTTTGCTTGTTCTAGTTGCTGtggtgtttggatttctgagcAAAAACAAGGATGAAGATAGGTATTCTTCTTCGTATTATGGTGAAAATCAAGAATCTATCGACAGCAAAAAAAATGAAACCCAGATATCAAATCCATCAACTCCTCACCACTGGTATAATTCCAACACAATCCAAGGAGAAAAATCTAATCTTTCAAGTTCGGATCGATGGTATGATTATCCAGATTTTGAGAGTAAAGTGGAGTACAAAAATCCAATCTTGAGGAAAAATAGCAGCTCTTACCCGGATCTGCGTGAATTTTCATCGACCCGTTGGGCTCATGAGAATTTTCATAGGAgatttgaggatgatatgaatgTGGGTACTAGTTGGGTTGTGGATCCTGGTCAACTCCACCGCCGCCACCGGAGCTTGGAGGAAGTGGACTATCTGAGAGTTCCGTCACAAACCAAGACTGTTTTCGTCGACACATTGGTGAATAAGTCTATGCCAGCCGGAGGTTTTCCACGTTTATCCCATCCCCCGCCGTATCAACCGGTACTACCATCATCGCAGTCTCTGGGGTTACAGGAGAAGCTGAATCGTGCGCCAGAAACTGCAGTGGCACCGGCACGTAAGGAGAGATCACGCAGGAAGAAGGAGAAAGAAATGGAAACCCTTCATACTGTTCCAGCTGAAAGGAATCCTCCGCCACCCCCTCCGCCGCCTCCGCCTCCGCCTCTGCCTCAGCAAAACCGCAGCAAAAGTGACAGGAAAAGAGGAGGCTCAGGTGGAAGCTCCAGCGCCCCTAAAGATTTTCTGAACTCTCTTTAccacaagaagaagaagaagcaaaGGCAAAAGAGCGTTGATAATTTGGATTTTCTTCTTCACCAAACTGAAGCTCCGCTAAGCTTCCAGCTTCCACCATCATCGCCGCCGCCTCCACCGCCTCCACCGCCTCCCTCGGTATTCCAAAACCTGTTCTCATCCAAGAAGCACAAGAGAAAGCGAACAATTACGGTCACAGTCAAATCACCTTCTCCAGCGCCACCCCCAACCCCTCCAGAGCCTCCGACGCCACGAAATACTGAACCGGAGCAAAATGCCAGTTCCCGAAAAGCACCATTCACCATCCATAAGCCGGAAAATTTCGAGAATTTGGCGGAAAATTCGAACGGCGGCGGAGAATCTCCCTTAAATCGTGTGCCCCCTCCACCGCCGCTACCGCCGTTCTTAAAAAAACCGGCATGGAAGTTCGTAGTTCAAGGTGATTACGTCAGGCTAGACAGCGTTAACAGCTCCCGAAGTGGGTCTTCGGACCTGGATGAATTGGATTCTGACACCGCCTCTGAAACCGGCAATGCGACGGCGCCGTCGCATCCGGCGTCGTTGTTCTGCCCGAGTCCGGATGTGAACTCGAAAGCCGAAAATTTCATCACAAATTTCCGGGCCAAATTGAAGCTTGAGAGACACCATTCTGTCAACAAGTCGAGAGAATTGGGCTTATCTAGTTTGGGCCCGGGTCCTGGCCCAAGTCGGATTTAA
- the LOC140973313 gene encoding uncharacterized protein, producing the protein MNLRAADEESTEQEIHIPPDIEWQKLDKAKFFFLGAALFSGLSAALYPAVVLKTRQQVAHSQVSCIRTSIWILKHEGFRGFYRGFGTSLTGTIPARALYMTALEVTKSNVGTAATRLGLAETTASAIANAAAGLSAAMTAQVVWTPVDVISQRLMAQGGCGGASKSVSNPLPPCKYLNGIDAFKKIVNTDGIRGLYRGFGISILTHAPSNAVWWASYSVAQRLVWGGMGCFLCKKNEHGLENQILNVNTNNTTDNRLKPDAKAVMAVQGLSAAMAGGVSALITMPLDTIKTRLQVLDGDENGRKGPSVGQTVRNLVREGGWMACYRGLGPRWASMSMSATTMITTYEFLKRLSAKNHEVLT; encoded by the coding sequence ATGAATTTGAGAGCTGCCGATGAAGAATCTACGGAACAAGAAATTCACATTCCGCCGGATATTGAGTGGCAAAAGCTTGACAAAGCCAAGTTTTTCTTCCTGGGTGCGGCTTTATTTTCTGGTCTTTCCGCAGCCCTGTATCCGGCTGTGGTACTGAAAACCCGACAGCAGGTGGCTCACTCGCAGGTTTCTTGCATAAGAACCTCGATTTGGATATTGAAACACGAAGGATTTCGGGGATTTTATCGAGGATTTGGGACCTCTTTAACGGGAACAATACCTGCTCGAGCTCTGTACATGACCGCACTTGAGGTTACCAAAAGTAATGTGGGCACTGCTGCCACCAGGCTAGGATTGGCCGAGACTACTGCATCAGCGATCGCCAATGCTGCAGCTGGATTGAGCGCTGCCATGACGGCCCAAGTGGTTTGGACCCCAGTTGATGTGATAAGCCAGAGACTAATGGCGCAAGGCGGTTGTGGAGGAGCGAGTAAGAGTGTTTCGAACCCATTACCACCTTGTAAATACCTCAATGGGATTGATGCATTCAAGAAGATTGTTAATACAGATGGTATAAGAGGATTGTATAGAGGATTCGGTATATCAATCTTGACTCATGCACCATCTAATGCTGTGTGGTGGGCGTCTTACTCGGTGGCTCAGCGGCTCGTTTGGGGTGGAATGGGGTGTTTTCTTTGCAAGAAAAATGAACATGGGCTTGAAAACCAAATCTTGAATGTTAATACTAATAATACCACTGATAACAGGCTAAAGCCAGATGCTAAAGCCGTGATGGCAGTACAAGGGCTAAGTGCAGCCATGGCTGGTGGTGTATCGGCTTTAATAACTATGCCACTAGACACGATCAAGACACGGCTGCAAGTTCTAGACGGTGATGAGAATGGGCGGAAGGGGCCGAGTGTGGGTCAAACGGTGAGGAATTTGGTGAGAGAGGGTGGGTGGATGGCTTGTTACAGAGGGTTGGGTCCGAGATGGGCTTCCATGTCCATGTCTGCGACCACAATGATCACTACATACGAGTTCTTGAAACGTCTATCGGCTAAGAACCACGAGGTCTTAACATGA